A window from Setaria italica strain Yugu1 chromosome VIII, Setaria_italica_v2.0, whole genome shotgun sequence encodes these proteins:
- the LOC101756718 gene encoding SUMO-activating enzyme subunit 1A: MDSGGGAEGELTAQETALYDRQIRVWGVDAQKRLSKAHVLVCGMNGTTTEFCKNIVLAGVGSLSLMDDHMVTEDDLNANFLIPPDESIYGGRSLAEVCCESLKDFNPMVRVSVEKGDPSLIDGEFLDKFDIIVVSGASLKTKLFINENCRKRSKRIAFYAIDCKDSCGEIFVDLQKHSYVQKKPGGESEPQELTYPSLQEAISVSWNNLPRRTAKLYFAMRVLENYELSEGRSPGETTLSDIPAVLARRKDMCDNMSLSESQIPTALIERLVAAGKKEHPPVCAILGGILGQEVIKSISCKGDPIKNFFYFDAADGKGVIEDIPPPPPSVN; this comes from the exons ATGGacagcggaggcggcgcggaggggGAGCTCACGGCGCAGGAGACGGCGCTCTACGACCGCCAGATCCGCGTCTGGGGCGTCGATGCCCAGAAGAG GCTGAGTAAGGCGCACGTGCTTGTGTGCGGCATGAACGGAACCACCACCGAG TTCTGCAAGAATATTGTTCTAGCAGGAGTTGGTAGTTTATCCTTGATGGATGATCACATGGTCACGGAGGACGATCTGAATGCAAATTTCCTGATTCCTCCAGATGAGAGCATATATGGTGGTAGATCTCTAGCCGAAGTTTGCTGTGAGTCTTTGAAAGATTTCAATCCTATGGTCCGAGTTTCTGTCGAAAAGG gTGATCCATCACTGATTGATGGAGAATTCCTCGACAAGTTTGACATCATTGTAGTTAGTGGTGCATCTCTTAAAACAAAG CTGTTTATTAATGAAAACTGTCGGAAGAGAAGCAAGCGTATTGCATTTTACGCTATAGATTGCAAGGATTCTTGCGGTGAGATATTTGTTGATTTACAGAAGCATAGCTATGTTCAG AAAAAGCCTGGAGGAGAAAGTGAACCGCAGGAATTGACATATCCTAGTCTTCAG GAAGCTATATCTGTATCTTGGAATAATCTACCAAGAAGGACCGCAAAATTATACTTTGCCATGAGAG TTTTGGAGAATTACGAATTATCTGAAGGACGCAGTCCTGGTGAAACAACGCTTTCTGATATACCTGCAGTTTTGGCTCGGAGGAAGGACATGTGTGATAACATG TCTTTGAGTGAGTCTCAAATTCCTACTGCTCTCATTGAACGACTGGTAGCAGCTGGAAAGAAGGAACATCCTCCTGTATGTGCCATCCTAGGTGGTATTCTTGGTCAG GAGGTGATTAAATCAATATCCTGCAAGGGTGATCCAATCAAGAATTTCTTCTATTTTGATGCGGCTGACGGTAAAGGTGTCATCGAGGAtatcccaccaccaccaccttctgTGAACTGA
- the LOC101757398 gene encoding putative squamosa promoter-binding-like protein 19: MDWAAASGAPSWGAAAASDPGPTMLSFAGPSSSAAAAAAEARLQDFAAGLAQRARPVGAAGGGRRSRSAGGGGGAEACSVDGCRSDLSRCREYHRRHRVCEAHSKTPVVVVGGQEQRFCQQCSRFHMLSEFDEGKKSCRKRLDGHNRRRRKPQHDLTNLGGFIPYHQVNQFEIYPQTTPTVRENSDTMHLVHRQPPFSISFSRTPKQLPFPQDGGGMLSASHHGHFLVEDSNHTGSSACNNTLGPKCALSPLSSSLHHPSPAGQAQVASALSRIASASQQVATAAVTAAFASGGSHHVFVPDAVLEDPSQALPFPWQ, encoded by the exons ATGGACTGGGCGGCGGCTTCCGGGGCGCCATCctggggcgcggcggcggcgtcggaccCCGGCCCGACCATGCTGTCCTTCGCGGGGccgtcgtcctccgccgccgccgcagccgccgaggCGCGGCTTCAGGATTTCGCCGCGGGGCTGGCCCAGCGAGCCCGGCCGGTGGGGGCGGCCGGAGGTGGGAGGAGGTCCCGctcggcgggcggtggcggcggcgcggaggcctgCTCCGTCGACGGGTGCCGGTCCGACCTCAGCCGGTGCCGGGAGTACCACCGGCGGCACAGAGTCTGCGAGGCGCACTCCAAGACGCCGGTGGTGGTCGTCGGCGGCCAGGAGCAGCGCTTCTGCCAGCAATGCAGCCG GTTTCACATGCTGTCTGAGTTTGACGAGGGGAAAAAAAGTTGCCGGAAGCGTTTGGATGGCCATAATAGGCGTCGAAGAAAGCCACAGCATGATCTGACAAATCTTGGGGGTTTCATTCCGTACCATCAAG TTAATCAATTTGAAATTTATCCACAAACAACTCCAACAGTCCGCGAGAATTCTGACACTATGCACTTGGTCCATCGTCAGCCACCCTTCTCCATATCATTCTCAAGAACACCAAAGCAGCTCCCTTTCCCACAGGACGGTGGTGGCATGCTCAGTGCATCCCACCACGGTCATTTTTTGGTTGAGGATAGCAACCACACTGGAAGCAGCGCATGCAACAACACGCTGGGCCCCAAGTGTGCTCTCTCTCCTCTGTCATCATCGCTGCATCATCCCTCCCCTGCTGGCCAAGCACAGGTTGCCTCTGCACTCTCTCGCATTGCTTCCGCGTCACAGCAGGTTGCAACAGCAGCTGTCACTGCTGCGTTTGCATCTGGTGGCAGCCACCATGTGTTTGTTCCTGATGCTGTGTTGGAGGATCCTTCACAGGCACTGCCATTTCCTTGGCAGTAG